The following proteins are co-located in the Dyadobacter chenwenxiniae genome:
- the pdxA gene encoding 4-hydroxythreonine-4-phosphate dehydrogenase PdxA encodes MSDQISDKPIIGITLGDYNGIGPEVILKALEGNQLAKLCTPIIYGSLRVLNQYRNLLEMKDWTLHGIQKADQANPKLTNVITCWHDHQTEIQPGKITPEAGQGSFASLKRAVEDLKEGKIQALVTGPINKDNIQNEDFKFPGHTEFLAQYFGKEDALMFMVSGELRVGVLSGHIPLEKVSTSVTAEKLTAKIEQMLQSLKGDFGIKKPKLAVLGLNPHAGENGLLGGEEIDVIQPVIRNFKEKGNLVFGPFPADGFFAAATYKQYDAVLAMYHDQGLIPFKTLAFNEGVNFTAGLSVVRTSPDHGTAYNIAGKNIAEPGSLLQAIYLACDVARFRVVNEDIDKHALISKPQQSESQHPAKSGGKQRFNS; translated from the coding sequence ATGAGCGATCAAATCAGCGATAAACCAATCATAGGAATTACATTAGGCGATTACAATGGGATTGGGCCGGAAGTTATACTCAAAGCATTAGAAGGGAATCAGTTAGCAAAATTGTGCACGCCCATTATCTACGGTTCATTAAGAGTGCTTAATCAGTATCGTAACCTTCTTGAAATGAAGGACTGGACTTTGCATGGCATCCAGAAAGCAGACCAGGCCAACCCAAAACTAACCAATGTCATCACTTGCTGGCACGACCATCAAACTGAAATTCAGCCTGGAAAAATAACCCCAGAGGCCGGTCAGGGATCTTTTGCATCATTAAAAAGAGCAGTTGAGGATCTGAAAGAAGGAAAAATACAGGCTCTGGTAACCGGGCCGATCAATAAGGACAACATTCAGAATGAGGATTTCAAATTTCCGGGTCATACGGAGTTTTTAGCGCAATATTTTGGAAAAGAGGATGCATTGATGTTCATGGTTTCCGGCGAGCTGCGTGTGGGCGTATTGTCAGGACATATCCCGCTTGAAAAAGTTAGCACCAGTGTCACTGCTGAAAAACTCACCGCGAAAATCGAGCAGATGCTGCAATCATTAAAAGGGGATTTTGGCATAAAAAAACCTAAACTTGCCGTGCTCGGCCTGAATCCGCATGCCGGAGAAAACGGCTTGCTGGGAGGCGAGGAAATTGATGTTATTCAGCCTGTTATCAGGAATTTTAAGGAAAAGGGCAACCTGGTTTTCGGCCCCTTTCCTGCGGACGGCTTCTTCGCGGCTGCTACTTACAAGCAGTATGATGCGGTTTTAGCCATGTATCACGATCAGGGACTGATTCCTTTTAAAACGCTGGCGTTCAACGAGGGAGTAAATTTCACAGCCGGACTTTCAGTAGTGAGGACTTCGCCGGACCATGGAACTGCCTATAACATTGCGGGAAAGAACATCGCTGAGCCGGGTTCACTGCTGCAAGCAATTTATCTTGCCTGCGATGTTGCAAGATTCAGGGTGGTGAATGAGGATATTGACAAACATGCTTTAATTTCCAAACCGCAACAATCTGAAAGTCAACACCCAGCCAAGTCCGGGGGAAAACAGCGCTTTAACAGTTAA
- a CDS encoding 50S ribosomal protein L25/general stress protein Ctc, whose amino-acid sequence MKTHEIVGFKRANLGKTEATELRSQGYVPSVLYGGAEQVHFYAPAMLFRELLFTPDIFNVTLNIEGTLYNAILQERQFHPVNDSLIHADFLQIVDGKEIKVDVPVKLTGTSSGVMKGGKMNQKLRKLRVQGLAENIPDYVDVDVTELDLGKSVKVGAVKAENFVILTAASNPIASVEIPRALRGTLGK is encoded by the coding sequence ATGAAAACGCATGAGATTGTAGGGTTTAAAAGAGCGAATCTCGGCAAGACGGAAGCAACCGAACTACGTTCACAAGGTTATGTTCCGTCTGTGCTGTATGGTGGAGCTGAGCAGGTTCATTTTTATGCACCGGCTATGTTGTTCCGCGAGTTGCTTTTCACACCGGATATTTTTAATGTTACGCTTAATATAGAGGGAACTTTATATAACGCCATCTTGCAAGAAAGACAGTTTCACCCGGTTAACGATTCATTGATTCATGCAGACTTTTTGCAGATCGTTGATGGCAAAGAAATTAAGGTTGACGTTCCTGTGAAATTGACAGGTACATCATCCGGTGTTATGAAAGGTGGTAAAATGAATCAAAAATTGCGTAAATTGCGCGTACAAGGTTTGGCTGAGAACATTCCAGACTATGTAGATGTTGATGTAACTGAGCTGGATTTAGGAAAATCTGTTAAGGTTGGTGCAGTAAAGGCTGAAAATTTCGTTATATTAACAGCCGCAAGCAACCCGATTGCTTCAGTAGAGATCCCACGTGCACTGAGAGGTACACTTGGCAAGTAA
- a CDS encoding tetratricopeptide repeat-containing sensor histidine kinase has translation MITILSLATLVSGSRCTSGYGDTAVAPKKEIVESMPVEGFAEDTVLILKYHQFAKEYLFQDAEKAMFYSKHVLRLSQKHQWSKGKILAYNLLSTYYLLDGSYDVLRELSNETMTLSKNMPLYTAHAKLFLAESYSEYRQWDSARINYRQAIAIFEELGEDSAAATCIDNLGNSYREKGMFAEAIPYYNQAYARFDKMDSDWGRATVLQNMGYLHVVKNEPKKAEGFLKRSLVLFQKINNRYGELNVLNDLANIYCLSQQNDLAIETASRALENSTIFHSSQQTNWALLSLSRAYKNKKMFQQALDYMEKVIFNRRMLHTEYVQRQYTMYQLSYDNQIMDSAIQEKIIAEQRIVQQFLIGFSCLIIAFAAFLWFNNKKLRRKNAEISEAMARGQAIERKRVAAELHDNLGGTLASLNWYLFGIDKKVLSPEEQKIYESVHQMVGAAYREVRSLSHNLMPAELEEHGLVMALHRLTDKMNENKNIEFSFNVSGMSHRLNNKTEFELYSIVLELTNNIIKHSGANEASINLTENHKNIHLTIIDNGNGMVEPSRQGVGLKNVKNRVESLRGKVQIISQQPNGLKVDIEIPKTIV, from the coding sequence TTGATAACGATTTTGTCATTGGCTACGCTGGTAAGCGGAAGTCGCTGCACTTCTGGCTACGGGGACACCGCTGTTGCTCCAAAAAAGGAAATCGTTGAATCTATGCCGGTGGAGGGCTTTGCAGAAGACACGGTCTTGATTTTGAAATACCATCAATTTGCGAAAGAATATCTTTTCCAGGATGCGGAAAAAGCAATGTTCTATTCGAAGCATGTGCTGAGACTTTCTCAAAAGCATCAATGGAGTAAAGGTAAGATACTCGCCTACAACCTGTTAAGCACTTATTATTTATTGGACGGCAGCTATGATGTGCTTCGGGAGCTTTCCAATGAAACAATGACTTTGTCTAAAAACATGCCGCTTTACACTGCGCACGCAAAGCTTTTTTTAGCTGAAAGTTACTCCGAATACCGCCAATGGGATTCTGCACGGATCAATTACCGGCAAGCCATAGCCATTTTTGAGGAGCTTGGCGAAGACAGTGCCGCGGCTACCTGCATTGATAACCTCGGGAATTCTTACAGGGAAAAAGGAATGTTTGCCGAGGCCATCCCTTATTACAACCAGGCTTATGCGCGTTTTGATAAGATGGATTCGGATTGGGGCCGCGCAACCGTGCTTCAAAACATGGGTTACCTGCACGTTGTGAAAAACGAGCCGAAAAAAGCCGAAGGATTTCTCAAACGTTCCCTGGTCCTTTTTCAGAAAATAAACAACCGCTATGGCGAATTGAATGTGCTGAATGATCTTGCCAACATTTACTGCCTGAGCCAGCAAAACGATCTTGCCATTGAAACAGCCTCGAGGGCTCTGGAGAATTCGACCATATTTCACTCTTCCCAGCAGACCAACTGGGCGCTCCTCTCACTCTCACGGGCCTATAAGAACAAGAAAATGTTCCAGCAAGCGCTGGATTATATGGAGAAGGTTATTTTCAACCGCCGGATGCTGCATACGGAATACGTGCAACGCCAGTACACCATGTATCAGCTGAGTTATGACAACCAGATCATGGACTCCGCAATTCAGGAAAAGATCATTGCAGAACAGCGTATAGTTCAGCAGTTCCTGATCGGTTTCTCTTGTCTGATCATCGCTTTTGCAGCCTTTTTATGGTTTAACAACAAAAAGCTGCGCAGAAAAAACGCTGAAATAAGCGAAGCAATGGCACGAGGGCAAGCTATTGAACGTAAGCGTGTTGCAGCTGAGTTACACGATAATTTGGGCGGAACGCTGGCATCACTGAACTGGTATTTATTCGGGATCGACAAAAAAGTGCTGTCCCCTGAAGAGCAGAAAATCTACGAAAGTGTCCATCAAATGGTGGGCGCTGCTTACCGCGAAGTTCGCAGCCTCTCGCACAACCTCATGCCCGCTGAGCTGGAAGAACATGGACTTGTTATGGCGCTGCACAGACTCACAGACAAGATGAACGAGAATAAGAACATTGAATTTAGTTTCAATGTCTCAGGCATGTCACACCGGCTGAACAACAAAACCGAATTTGAGCTTTACAGCATTGTATTGGAACTCACGAATAACATTATCAAGCACTCCGGAGCAAACGAAGCCAGCATTAACCTGACCGAAAATCACAAAAACATTCACCTGACGATCATTGATAACGGCAACGGTATGGTGGAACCTTCCCGTCAGGGTGTCGGGCTGAAAAATGTTAAAAACAGGGTTGAAAGCCTGCGGGGAAAAGTGCAGATCATCAGCCAGCAGCCCAATGGTCTCAAAGTGGATATTGAAATCCCAAAGACCATCGTTTAA
- a CDS encoding phosphatase PAP2 family protein has protein sequence MTESVDMLINSDQDLFLWLNGHHTPWLDSLMYWITFKYTWIPMYMVLIAVHLRKDWKKGLAELAVVLVAVIIADKITSGLMKPYFVRFRPCHEPELQGLVHQVTGCGGLYGFASSHASTSFAVATAWFAFLRTKAPNMWLIFVWAAIYSYSRVYVGVHYPADIVIGALIGLLVGWLCIKLYHTFLTRYYRI, from the coding sequence ATGACAGAAAGTGTTGACATGTTGATCAATTCCGACCAGGATTTATTTCTTTGGTTAAATGGTCATCATACGCCCTGGCTGGATTCGCTGATGTATTGGATCACATTCAAATACACCTGGATTCCGATGTACATGGTGCTGATCGCTGTCCATCTTCGGAAAGACTGGAAAAAAGGGTTGGCAGAACTCGCAGTTGTGCTCGTTGCAGTGATCATTGCCGACAAAATCACCTCCGGATTGATGAAACCTTATTTTGTGAGATTCAGACCTTGTCATGAACCTGAATTGCAGGGATTAGTGCATCAGGTAACGGGCTGTGGCGGACTTTATGGTTTCGCTTCGTCACACGCTTCCACCAGTTTTGCTGTTGCCACCGCCTGGTTTGCCTTCCTGAGAACCAAGGCACCAAATATGTGGCTGATATTCGTCTGGGCAGCGATTTACTCATATAGCCGCGTTTATGTTGGCGTACATTATCCGGCTGATATTGTGATTGGCGCGCTGATCGGGTTGCTTGTGGGATGGCTTTGTATAAAACTTTACCACACTTTTTTGACGAGATATTACCGTATCTGA
- a CDS encoding ribose-phosphate pyrophosphokinase, whose amino-acid sequence MGSFNTVKIFSGSQSEYLAKDIARYYGKELGGYTLRKFSDGELSPSFEESIRGCDVFLIQSTFPPADNLMELLLMVDAARRASAHYVTVVIPYFGYARQDRKDKPRVAIAAKVVANLLTSVGVDRLMTVDLHAGQIQGFFDLPVDHLEGTSIFVPYIKSLNLKNLLIASPDMGGAARARNFAKFLNVDMILCDKHRKRANEIASMQVIGDVEGMDVVLVDDLIDTGGTLCKAAELIIEKGANSVRAISTHAIMSGKAHENIANSVLEELIITDTIPLKQQNAKIRVLSVAELFAKAIGRIRDHESISSLFINYQ is encoded by the coding sequence ATGGGTTCATTTAATACAGTAAAAATATTTTCGGGGAGTCAATCCGAATATTTGGCCAAAGACATTGCCAGGTATTATGGCAAAGAGCTGGGAGGTTATACTTTGAGGAAATTCAGTGATGGAGAACTTTCACCCAGTTTCGAGGAGTCGATCAGGGGTTGCGATGTTTTTCTGATCCAATCCACATTTCCCCCGGCTGACAATCTAATGGAATTGCTTTTAATGGTGGATGCCGCCCGTCGCGCTTCCGCACATTATGTAACTGTGGTCATTCCTTATTTTGGCTACGCCAGGCAAGACAGAAAAGACAAGCCGCGCGTGGCTATCGCTGCGAAAGTAGTTGCCAACCTGCTTACTTCTGTGGGTGTTGATCGTCTGATGACGGTTGATTTGCACGCAGGACAGATCCAGGGCTTTTTTGATCTCCCGGTTGACCATTTGGAAGGAACGTCGATATTTGTTCCCTACATTAAATCACTGAACCTGAAAAACCTGCTGATTGCATCGCCGGATATGGGGGGAGCAGCCAGGGCGCGTAATTTTGCGAAATTTTTGAATGTTGACATGATCCTTTGTGATAAGCACCGGAAACGGGCGAATGAAATCGCAAGTATGCAGGTGATTGGAGATGTGGAAGGCATGGATGTTGTATTGGTTGATGATTTAATTGACACCGGTGGTACACTATGCAAAGCCGCTGAATTGATTATTGAAAAAGGGGCCAATTCTGTGCGGGCCATTAGTACACACGCGATTATGTCGGGTAAAGCGCACGAAAACATTGCCAATTCTGTTTTGGAAGAGCTGATTATCACTGATACAATTCCTTTGAAGCAACAGAATGCCAAAATACGCGTATTGTCAGTTGCAGAGTTATTCGCAAAAGCCATCGGGCGTATCCGTGATCATGAATCTATTAGTTCTTTGTTTATAAATTATCAGTAA
- the trpS gene encoding tryptophan--tRNA ligase — protein MARILTGIQSSGRPHLGNILGAIVPAIELSRNPENESFFFIADLHSLVSIKDGKLRHEYARAIAATWLAFGFDFEKNVFWRQSRVQEHTELAWYLNCFTPFPMLANATSFKEKSEKLADVNAGLFTYPVLQAADILLYNANIIPVGKDQKQHLEMTKDIATRFNQIAGEEMLVLPEPQIDERMMTIPGVDGQKMSKSYHNYIDIFVPENELKKAIKKIVSDSTPLEEPKDPETDITFRLYSLIASENEIASMRQNYLNGGYGYGHAKQALLECMLEKFAEPRRIFNHYMENEQELEAILVAGETKARAIAQETIKKVRKVLGFSL, from the coding sequence ATGGCCAGAATCCTTACAGGCATTCAGAGTAGCGGGAGGCCCCATTTGGGGAATATTTTAGGAGCGATTGTGCCCGCTATCGAACTTTCAAGAAACCCCGAGAACGAATCATTCTTTTTTATTGCAGACCTTCATTCGCTTGTTTCCATTAAAGACGGAAAGTTAAGGCACGAGTATGCGCGCGCCATTGCCGCAACGTGGCTTGCATTCGGTTTTGATTTTGAGAAAAATGTGTTCTGGAGGCAGTCCAGGGTTCAGGAGCATACAGAGCTGGCCTGGTATCTCAATTGCTTTACGCCATTCCCTATGCTGGCCAACGCAACTTCATTCAAAGAGAAATCGGAGAAACTGGCGGATGTCAATGCAGGTCTGTTTACTTACCCCGTTTTGCAGGCCGCGGATATTTTGCTTTATAATGCCAACATTATCCCGGTTGGAAAAGACCAGAAGCAGCACCTGGAAATGACCAAGGACATTGCAACGCGTTTCAATCAAATAGCCGGGGAAGAAATGCTTGTATTGCCCGAGCCGCAAATAGACGAGCGCATGATGACCATTCCGGGCGTCGATGGCCAGAAAATGAGCAAGTCTTACCACAACTACATCGACATTTTCGTTCCGGAGAATGAATTGAAAAAAGCCATTAAAAAGATTGTTTCCGACTCTACACCCCTGGAAGAACCCAAAGATCCTGAGACGGACATTACATTCCGACTATACAGCCTCATTGCCTCTGAAAATGAGATCGCAAGTATGCGCCAGAACTATTTGAATGGCGGTTACGGCTATGGACACGCCAAACAGGCCCTGCTGGAATGTATGCTGGAAAAATTCGCAGAGCCGCGCCGTATTTTCAACCATTATATGGAAAACGAACAGGAACTGGAAGCCATTCTTGTGGCAGGAGAAACGAAGGCGCGCGCGATCGCTCAGGAAACAATTAAAAAAGTTCGTAAAGTACTCGGTTTCAGCTTATGA
- a CDS encoding class I SAM-dependent methyltransferase has product MNILPKVEEFIAAFEHSISNHSFIKLSLGNYHGPDENLKNVYVKKVLIKKEEKFSFTYRYKTRDIVKNYSFEEAKALFENLISTEFHVATLFTNSEELQFEILKNNKVTLKKKVTEAREVPLPEHDHSKNRLISSDNKPYLHDLNITDKDGNVFKKAQDKFRQINHYIEILSALIKEIPTDKQLNVADMGSGKGYLTFALYDYLQNVLHVDAHVTGVEFRPDLVALCNQIAQNADFDNLHFEEGTIENFDSEGTNILIALHACDTATDDAIFKGISAGSDLIVVAPCCHKQIRREIEKNKVANDVHFLTRYGIFLERQAEMVTDGIRALILEYFGYKTKVFEFISDAHTPKNVLIVGTKDKRNAPDQQAILQKIRDAKQYFGIDYHHLERIAGLQSH; this is encoded by the coding sequence ATGAATATTTTGCCAAAAGTCGAAGAATTTATTGCCGCATTTGAACACAGCATTTCAAACCACTCCTTCATTAAGCTGTCGCTTGGAAATTATCACGGACCGGACGAAAACCTAAAAAACGTTTATGTGAAAAAGGTTTTGATCAAAAAGGAGGAAAAATTCAGCTTCACTTACCGCTACAAAACCCGGGACATCGTAAAAAATTATAGTTTCGAGGAAGCCAAAGCGCTTTTTGAAAACCTCATTTCGACAGAATTCCACGTTGCAACGCTGTTTACCAATTCGGAAGAACTGCAATTTGAAATACTAAAAAACAACAAGGTGACCTTAAAAAAGAAGGTGACCGAAGCAAGAGAAGTGCCGCTACCCGAACACGATCACAGCAAGAACCGTCTCATTAGCAGCGATAACAAGCCTTACCTGCACGACCTGAATATTACCGACAAAGACGGAAACGTGTTCAAAAAAGCGCAGGATAAGTTTCGGCAAATCAATCATTACATTGAAATATTAAGCGCACTGATTAAGGAGATCCCCACGGATAAGCAGCTGAATGTGGCTGACATGGGCTCCGGAAAGGGTTATCTCACTTTTGCGCTCTACGACTATTTGCAAAATGTGCTGCATGTTGACGCGCATGTAACAGGTGTTGAATTTCGCCCGGACCTGGTGGCGCTTTGCAATCAGATCGCGCAAAATGCAGATTTCGACAATCTGCATTTCGAGGAAGGTACCATTGAAAACTTTGACAGTGAAGGCACAAACATACTCATTGCGCTGCACGCTTGTGATACAGCAACCGACGATGCGATTTTCAAGGGAATCTCGGCAGGTTCAGACCTGATCGTGGTGGCGCCGTGCTGTCACAAACAGATCCGCCGGGAGATTGAGAAAAACAAAGTCGCGAATGATGTCCACTTTCTTACTCGTTACGGGATTTTTCTGGAACGACAGGCGGAGATGGTGACGGACGGCATTCGTGCGTTGATACTGGAATACTTTGGATATAAAACCAAAGTTTTTGAGTTCATTTCGGATGCGCATACACCTAAAAACGTCCTGATCGTTGGCACGAAGGACAAGCGCAATGCGCCGGACCAGCAAGCCATTCTTCAAAAGATCCGCGACGCGAAACAGTATTTTGGGATTGATTACCATCATCTCGAAAGAATTGCCGGTTTACAAAGCCACTAG
- a CDS encoding DNA-3-methyladenine glycosylase, whose amino-acid sequence MPESILPLSFYSDYDTRTLAEKLLGCELVHESPDGITSGIIVETEAYLSDDPACHAYNRRTTRTEPMYGVAGTSYVYLIYGMYECFNVVSNKEGIGEAVLIRALQPVQGIEIMEMRRQLIPGRSAEKLRTKPLKLSDLCKGPGNLARAMGIQRSVHNNTLLNTKTLYIKERAVQNLDVATSKRIGINVGVDLLYRFYIKDSIFASKL is encoded by the coding sequence GTGCCGGAAAGTATATTACCACTATCTTTTTACAGCGACTACGATACCCGCACGCTCGCAGAAAAATTGCTGGGCTGCGAGCTTGTACACGAAAGCCCTGATGGCATTACCAGCGGAATCATCGTTGAAACCGAAGCGTATCTGTCCGACGATCCGGCCTGCCACGCGTATAACAGGCGCACAACGCGCACCGAACCCATGTACGGCGTCGCGGGAACGAGCTACGTATACTTGATCTACGGTATGTACGAATGTTTCAATGTTGTCAGCAACAAGGAAGGGATTGGAGAAGCGGTGCTGATCCGTGCATTGCAACCGGTGCAGGGCATTGAAATCATGGAAATGCGCCGGCAACTTATCCCAGGCAGGAGTGCCGAAAAACTGCGAACGAAACCCTTGAAATTGAGCGATTTGTGTAAGGGCCCCGGTAATCTCGCGCGCGCAATGGGTATTCAGAGATCCGTGCACAATAACACATTATTGAACACGAAAACCTTGTACATCAAGGAACGGGCAGTCCAAAATCTGGATGTCGCCACGTCCAAACGCATTGGAATTAATGTTGGGGTGGATTTGCTCTACAGATTTTACATAAAAGACAGTATTTTTGCAAGCAAATTGTAA
- a CDS encoding type II toxin-antitoxin system RelE/ParE family toxin produces MVEITYTHEFLREYKRLAKKYSSLETEVKSLIEILSANPTRGTPLGSQIFKIRWQVKSKRKGKSGGIRVITYFKILNNELFLLDIYDKSERETVSLKDIRSFIELLK; encoded by the coding sequence ATGGTTGAAATCACTTACACACATGAATTTTTAAGAGAGTACAAAAGACTAGCAAAAAAATATTCCTCACTAGAAACAGAAGTAAAGTCTCTCATTGAAATTTTATCTGCGAACCCCACAAGGGGGACACCACTCGGATCGCAGATTTTCAAAATTCGTTGGCAAGTAAAAAGCAAGCGAAAGGGCAAAAGCGGAGGAATTCGGGTAATTACATATTTTAAAATACTTAACAACGAGTTGTTTCTTCTGGATATTTATGACAAATCTGAGCGAGAAACAGTTTCCCTTAAAGACATTCGTTCTTTTATTGAATTATTAAAATAA
- a CDS encoding 2-hydroxyacid dehydrogenase — translation MKILIADSMHPSLFEMLRDEGWDYSYHPEFRREDILNNISGYEGLVIRSKTNVDEEMLSAATQLRFIARAGAGLDLIDLEVARTRQIEVFHAGKGNRDAVAEHALGMLLVLFNNILRADRQVRSGTWDREGNRGVELMNKTVGIIGYGNNGSATAQRLSGFGCQVLAYDKYRDNYGDAFASESSMQEIMEKADIVSLHIPLTEVTRYLVNDEFVDNFSKPFYLLNLSRGETVSLDAVVKGLKSGRILGACLDVLENEKINKLTQAQQEAFDYLRASDNVVLTPHIAGWTHESYIRINEVLIDQIRNWL, via the coding sequence ATGAAAATCCTGATCGCAGACTCGATGCATCCTTCGCTTTTTGAAATGTTGCGGGACGAAGGCTGGGATTATTCCTATCACCCGGAATTCCGTCGCGAAGATATTTTAAACAACATTTCCGGTTATGAAGGGCTCGTGATCCGGAGCAAAACCAATGTGGATGAAGAGATGCTTTCTGCGGCAACCCAGCTGCGCTTTATCGCCAGGGCAGGAGCGGGGCTGGACCTGATTGACCTGGAAGTTGCCCGGACGCGTCAGATCGAGGTTTTCCATGCGGGAAAAGGGAATCGCGACGCGGTGGCGGAACATGCGCTGGGAATGCTGCTTGTACTTTTCAACAACATATTAAGAGCGGACCGGCAAGTACGCAGCGGAACATGGGACCGTGAAGGCAACCGCGGCGTGGAGCTGATGAATAAAACGGTCGGCATTATCGGTTATGGAAATAATGGTTCGGCAACTGCGCAGCGGCTTAGCGGATTTGGCTGTCAGGTGCTTGCGTATGATAAGTACCGTGACAATTATGGCGATGCCTTCGCCAGCGAATCCAGCATGCAAGAAATTATGGAAAAAGCGGATATTGTAAGTCTGCACATTCCATTGACAGAAGTCACGCGCTATCTTGTAAATGATGAATTTGTGGATAATTTTTCAAAACCATTTTACCTGCTAAATCTGTCCCGCGGGGAAACTGTCAGTTTGGATGCTGTTGTAAAAGGATTGAAATCCGGAAGAATCCTGGGCGCTTGTCTGGATGTGCTGGAAAATGAAAAAATCAACAAGCTCACCCAGGCTCAGCAGGAAGCGTTTGATTATCTGAGAGCGTCTGACAATGTGGTGCTGACTCCGCACATTGCTGGCTGGACGCACGAGAGTTATATCCGGATCAATGAAGTGTTGATAGACCAAATCCGGAACTGGCTGTAA
- a CDS encoding YicC/YloC family endoribonuclease produces the protein MLKSMTGYGVSNIESESINVTVEIKTLNSKFLDIYCRIPRNFSDREIEIRNLLTQSLERGKVEFTLSVQPIGKTVASTSVNKALVSAYYTDLYTTSTDLGFTPDATELLRIALQMPNAYNNDTVDDSGKENDWTQIKVAVLEAIRKCSVFREQEGKMTSDKFTEYINTIQTLLDSVAEQDKLRIPAVRERLEKQVRELLADDNFDTNRFEQELIYYVEKFDISEEKIRLANHLTYFTETLRSPESNGKKLNFIAQEIGREINTIGSKANDATIQHLVVQMKDELEKIKEQTMNII, from the coding sequence ATGTTAAAATCAATGACCGGATACGGTGTATCCAACATCGAATCCGAATCAATAAATGTCACGGTTGAGATTAAGACGCTTAATTCCAAGTTTCTGGATATTTATTGCCGCATTCCCAGGAATTTCTCGGACCGTGAAATTGAGATCCGCAACCTGCTGACCCAGTCGCTTGAACGTGGCAAAGTTGAATTTACGCTTTCCGTTCAGCCGATCGGAAAAACGGTTGCATCCACTTCGGTTAACAAAGCGCTTGTGAGTGCTTATTATACAGATCTTTACACAACCTCCACCGACCTGGGATTCACTCCCGATGCCACTGAATTGTTACGCATCGCCCTGCAAATGCCTAATGCTTATAATAACGATACGGTCGACGATTCCGGCAAAGAAAACGACTGGACGCAGATTAAAGTGGCCGTTTTGGAAGCCATACGGAAATGCTCGGTTTTCCGGGAGCAGGAAGGGAAAATGACTTCGGACAAATTCACGGAATATATAAACACCATCCAAACATTATTGGACAGCGTTGCAGAACAGGACAAACTGCGCATTCCGGCCGTGCGTGAAAGGCTTGAAAAGCAGGTCAGGGAGCTTCTGGCCGATGACAATTTCGACACTAATCGTTTTGAACAGGAGCTGATTTATTATGTCGAGAAATTCGACATTTCTGAGGAGAAAATCAGGCTTGCCAATCACCTCACCTACTTCACCGAAACATTGCGATCACCTGAAAGCAATGGCAAGAAACTGAATTTTATTGCGCAGGAAATTGGCCGTGAGATCAACACCATCGGCTCCAAAGCGAATGATGCAACGATCCAGCATTTGGTTGTTCAAATGAAGGACGAGCTCGAAAAGATTAAGGAACAAACCATGAACATCATTTAG